From a region of the Georgenia yuyongxinii genome:
- the rplI gene encoding 50S ribosomal protein L9 produces the protein MSKLILTHEVSGLGTAGDVVEVKDGYARNYLVPRGLATRWTKGGQKQVDQIQAARKSRAIATIEEARDVRDRLQANPVTIAVRSGENGRLFGAVTTADIAEAVKAAGGPQLDRRKIEVPTPIKALGEHKVNVRLHEDVQASLEVTVVPGK, from the coding sequence ATGTCCAAGCTGATCCTGACGCACGAGGTCTCCGGTCTCGGCACGGCCGGCGACGTGGTCGAGGTCAAGGACGGGTACGCCCGTAACTATCTCGTGCCCCGCGGCCTGGCCACGCGCTGGACCAAGGGCGGCCAGAAGCAGGTCGACCAGATCCAGGCGGCGCGCAAGTCGCGCGCGATCGCCACGATCGAGGAGGCCCGCGACGTACGAGACCGTCTGCAGGCGAACCCCGTCACCATCGCGGTTCGTTCCGGTGAGAACGGCCGCCTGTTCGGCGCCGTGACCACCGCGGACATCGCCGAGGCCGTCAAGGCCGCCGGTGGCCCGCAGCTGGACCGCCGCAAGATCGAGGTCCCCACCCCGATCAAGGCCCTCGGCGAGCACAAGGTCAACGTGCGCCTCCACGAGGACGTCCAGGCGTCCCTCGAGGTCACCGTCGTCCCCGGCAAGTGA
- the rpsR gene encoding 30S ribosomal protein S18, whose amino-acid sequence MAKPVLRKPKKKANPLKAGKIDNIDYKDTALLRKFISDRGKIRARRVTGVSVQEQRLIAKAVKNAREMALLPYSSSAR is encoded by the coding sequence ATGGCGAAGCCCGTTCTTCGCAAGCCGAAGAAGAAGGCCAACCCGCTCAAGGCGGGGAAGATCGACAACATCGACTACAAGGACACCGCGCTGCTTCGGAAGTTCATCTCCGACCGCGGCAAGATCCGCGCCCGTCGCGTGACCGGGGTGTCCGTCCAGGAGCAGCGACTCATCGCGAAGGCCGTCAAGAACGCCCGCGAGATGGCTCTGCTGCCGTACTCGAGCTCGGCTCGCTGA
- a CDS encoding single-stranded DNA-binding protein, which yields MAGETVITVVGNLTADPELRFTPSGAAVASFTVASTPRTFDRQSNEWKDGETLFLRCSVWREAAENVAESLTKGTRVIVQGRLVQRSFETREGEKRTVVEMQVDEVGPSLRYATAKVTRASRGGGGGGGFGGGQGGGFGGGQQGGYAAAGAQQGGGFNAPGGGQQDDPWATGGGSSAFNDEPPF from the coding sequence ATGGCAGGAGAGACCGTCATCACCGTCGTCGGCAACCTGACGGCGGACCCCGAGCTGCGATTCACCCCGTCGGGGGCGGCCGTGGCCAGCTTCACCGTGGCGTCTACGCCGCGCACCTTCGACCGCCAGTCCAACGAGTGGAAGGACGGGGAGACCCTGTTCCTGCGCTGCTCGGTCTGGCGCGAGGCCGCGGAGAACGTCGCCGAGTCGCTGACCAAGGGCACCCGCGTGATCGTGCAGGGCCGTCTGGTCCAGCGTTCCTTCGAGACCCGCGAGGGCGAGAAGCGCACGGTCGTGGAGATGCAGGTCGACGAGGTCGGTCCCTCCCTCCGGTACGCCACGGCCAAGGTCACCCGCGCCTCGCGCGGCGGCGGCGGTGGTGGCGGCTTCGGCGGCGGCCAGGGCGGCGGATTCGGCGGCGGCCAGCAGGGCGGATACGCCGCTGCCGGCGCGCAGCAGGGTGGCGGCTTCAACGCCCCCGGCGGCGGCCAGCAGGACGACCCCTGGGCCACGGGCGGCGGCTCGAGCGCGTTCAACGACGAGCCCCCCTTCTAA
- the rpsF gene encoding 30S ribosomal protein S6, whose translation MRSYELMIILDPEVDERTVAPSLDKLLTVVKTGGGTVEKVDIWGKRRLAFDIKKRSEGIYAVVDMKTTPELAQELDRQLGLNEAVLRTKLIRPDAH comes from the coding sequence ATGCGTAGCTATGAGCTCATGATCATCCTCGACCCCGAGGTCGACGAGCGTACGGTCGCCCCGTCGCTCGACAAGCTGCTCACGGTCGTCAAGACCGGCGGCGGCACCGTGGAGAAGGTCGACATCTGGGGCAAGCGCCGTCTTGCCTTCGACATCAAGAAGCGTTCCGAGGGCATCTACGCCGTCGTCGATATGAAGACGACGCCGGAGCTGGCCCAGGAGCTCGACCGTCAGCTCGGCCTGAACGAGGCCGTCCTGCGCACCAAGCTCATCCGCCCGGACGCTCACTGA
- a CDS encoding transglycosylase domain-containing protein: MLGTILTGIAAVLGVFVFAYATTDVPAPDDFALAEATTVYYADGETPMGSFAEFDRESVPLDSLPEHVSAAIIASEDSGFYENNGVDPKGLVRALWNNLRGLPTQGGSTLTQQYVERYYTGTTTSYLGKFNETILALKIDRSQSKETILENYLNTIYFGRGAYGIEKAAQAYFDKPAAELSISESALIAGIIPSPSRWDPAVNPERAEQRWNRVLDLMVQDGWIDQGDRDAAVYPTAIDRNTENTYGGPTGYLLTMVREELVNRAGMTEEQIDTRGLDIVTTIDQRSQDAAVQAVDNLPDDRPENNKVSLVSIDPATGGIVALYGGPDYVSQPRNAATQDRAQAGSTFKPFTLISALEQGASLYDTYQAPARLDIGDWTVRNFDGRGLGRINLIEATENSVNTVYGQLNEEYGPQKTLEAAVRAGVPQDTPGLTADISNVLGPASPTSLEMATAFATFASQGVRHDSFIVDAVRDAAGNTVYTGGGQGEREFDEQVTADATFAMQAVVEDGSAARSIGNSLGGRPVAGKTGTSTGQKSANFGGYVPQLATFVNMYQVGPDGSEESLTGFGDVSTVFMGGGQYPARIWRDYMVGATEGMPVEDFPEPSARPRRPVAPPVEAPTTEVPTEEPTTETPTPEPTTEAPTEEPTTEAPTEAPTEVPTEPTTPQPGGPTPGQQTPPVAPPAGTDTQGQGRWQDFIGQGRDRT, from the coding sequence GTGCTCGGCACGATTCTCACCGGCATCGCCGCGGTGCTCGGCGTCTTCGTCTTCGCCTACGCGACCACGGACGTGCCCGCCCCGGACGACTTCGCGCTCGCGGAGGCCACGACCGTCTACTACGCCGACGGCGAGACCCCCATGGGCTCGTTCGCCGAGTTCGACCGCGAGTCCGTCCCGCTCGACTCCCTGCCCGAGCACGTCAGCGCCGCCATCATCGCCTCAGAGGACTCCGGTTTCTACGAGAACAACGGCGTCGACCCTAAGGGTCTCGTACGCGCCCTGTGGAACAACCTGCGGGGGCTGCCCACCCAGGGCGGTTCCACGCTGACCCAGCAGTACGTCGAGCGGTACTACACCGGCACCACGACCAGCTATCTGGGCAAGTTCAACGAGACCATCCTCGCGCTGAAGATCGACCGGTCGCAGTCGAAGGAGACCATCCTCGAGAACTACCTCAACACCATCTACTTCGGTCGCGGCGCGTACGGGATCGAGAAGGCCGCGCAGGCCTACTTCGACAAGCCCGCCGCCGAGCTGTCGATCTCAGAGTCTGCCCTCATCGCGGGGATCATCCCCTCGCCCAGCCGGTGGGACCCGGCGGTCAACCCCGAGCGGGCGGAGCAGCGGTGGAACCGGGTGCTCGACCTCATGGTGCAGGACGGGTGGATCGACCAGGGGGACCGGGACGCCGCCGTCTACCCCACCGCCATCGACCGGAACACGGAGAACACCTACGGCGGTCCCACCGGGTACCTGCTCACGATGGTGCGCGAGGAGCTCGTCAACCGCGCCGGCATGACCGAGGAGCAGATCGACACCCGCGGGCTGGACATCGTCACCACCATCGACCAGCGCAGCCAGGACGCGGCCGTCCAGGCGGTGGACAACCTCCCCGACGACCGGCCCGAGAACAACAAGGTCTCGCTGGTCTCCATCGACCCCGCCACGGGTGGGATCGTCGCGCTCTACGGCGGTCCGGACTACGTCAGCCAGCCGCGCAACGCCGCCACACAGGACCGCGCCCAGGCCGGCTCGACCTTCAAGCCGTTCACGCTGATCTCGGCGCTGGAGCAGGGTGCAAGCCTGTACGACACCTACCAGGCTCCGGCCCGCCTGGACATCGGTGACTGGACCGTGCGTAACTTCGACGGGCGCGGGCTCGGCCGGATCAACCTCATCGAGGCCACGGAGAACTCGGTCAACACCGTCTACGGCCAGCTGAACGAGGAGTACGGGCCGCAGAAGACCCTCGAGGCCGCCGTCCGTGCCGGTGTCCCGCAGGACACGCCCGGTCTCACGGCGGACATCTCGAACGTGCTCGGCCCGGCCTCCCCGACCTCCCTGGAGATGGCGACGGCGTTCGCCACCTTCGCCTCCCAGGGCGTGCGCCACGACTCCTTCATCGTCGACGCCGTCCGTGACGCCGCGGGCAACACCGTCTACACCGGCGGCGGGCAGGGCGAGCGTGAGTTCGACGAGCAGGTCACGGCGGACGCGACGTTCGCCATGCAGGCCGTCGTCGAGGACGGCAGCGCCGCGAGGAGCATCGGCAACTCCCTGGGTGGCCGCCCGGTCGCCGGCAAGACGGGTACCTCGACGGGGCAGAAGTCGGCGAACTTCGGGGGCTACGTCCCCCAGCTGGCCACGTTCGTCAACATGTACCAGGTGGGCCCGGACGGTAGCGAGGAGTCCCTCACCGGCTTCGGCGACGTGTCGACGGTGTTCATGGGCGGCGGGCAGTACCCGGCGCGGATCTGGCGTGACTACATGGTCGGCGCGACCGAGGGCATGCCTGTCGAGGACTTCCCCGAGCCCTCCGCGCGCCCGCGTCGCCCCGTCGCTCCGCCCGTCGAGGCGCCGACCACCGAGGTGCCCACCGAGGAGCCGACGACCGAGACGCCCACCCCGGAACCGACCACCGAGGCACCGACGGAGGAGCCCACCACGGAGGCTCCCACCGAGGCGCCGACCGAGGTGCCCACCGAGCCCACGACCCCCCAGCCGGGCGGCCCGACGCCCGGTCAGCAGACCCCGCCCGTGGCGCCACCCGCCGGAACCGACACCCAGGGTCAGGGTCGGTGGCAGGACTTCATCGGACAGGGGCGCGACCGGACCTAG
- a CDS encoding PadR family transcriptional regulator, with product MGTRSQMLELAILGRLRETPTHGYELRKHLNATLGAFRTLSYGSLYPALRTLTDRELITADDPAAAPGLAGKRARIVYRITGAGLAHLEGSLATAGPAAWDDDASFDVRFTLFGSTDATTRLRILEGRRARMVERMENLRQSFGRTSRRMDSYTAELARHGLEQVEREVAWLERVIDTERGTRGALDYGDISPPGTTRTSGPSAHRGDAALPPGTRPAGAPSADATGAPATSRNEPLKKEQA from the coding sequence TTGGGCACACGGTCCCAGATGCTCGAGCTGGCCATCCTCGGCCGGCTCCGGGAGACCCCGACGCACGGCTACGAGCTGCGCAAGCACCTCAATGCAACGCTCGGCGCGTTCCGCACCCTGTCCTACGGTTCGCTCTACCCCGCGCTCCGCACGCTGACCGACCGCGAGCTCATCACGGCCGACGATCCCGCCGCCGCCCCGGGGCTGGCCGGGAAGCGGGCCCGCATCGTCTACCGGATCACCGGGGCCGGGCTCGCGCACCTGGAAGGCTCGCTCGCCACCGCCGGCCCGGCCGCGTGGGATGACGACGCCTCCTTCGACGTCCGCTTCACGCTGTTCGGCAGCACGGACGCCACCACCCGTCTGCGCATCCTCGAGGGCCGCCGTGCGCGCATGGTGGAGCGGATGGAGAACCTCCGGCAGTCCTTCGGCCGCACGTCGCGGCGCATGGACTCCTATACCGCCGAGCTCGCCCGCCACGGCCTGGAACAGGTCGAGCGGGAGGTGGCCTGGCTCGAGCGGGTCATCGACACCGAGCGCGGCACGCGTGGCGCGCTCGACTACGGCGACATCTCGCCGCCGGGCACGACCCGCACCTCCGGGCCGTCCGCACATCGGGGCGACGCGGCTTTGCCACCGGGAACCCGCCCGGCTGGCGCACCCTCCGCGGACGCCACCGGCGCTCCCGCCACTTCCAGGAACGAACCATTGAAAAAGGAGCAAGCATGA
- a CDS encoding inositol-3-phosphate synthase, which translates to MSAIRVAIVGVGNCASSLVQGVQFYADADPESTVPGLMHVQFGKYHVRDIEFVAAFDVDGKKVGTDLSEAINASENNTIKICDVPPLGVPVQRGHTFDGLGKYYRETIEESTAEPVDVVASLRETRADVLVCYLPVGSEHAAKFYAQCAIDAGVAFVNALPVFIAGTKEWADKFTAAGVPIVGDDIKSQVGATITHRVLAKLFEDRGVRLDRTYQLNVGGNMDFKNMLERDRLESKKISKTQAVTSNLHGHLEPRNVHIGPSDYIEWLDDRKWAYVRLEGTTFGEVPLNLEYKLEVWDSPNSAGIIIDAVRAAKIALDRGIGGPLLSASSYFMKSPPEQRPDEVARQTVEAFIEGELER; encoded by the coding sequence ATGAGTGCTATCCGCGTCGCCATCGTCGGCGTCGGGAACTGCGCGTCCTCGCTGGTCCAGGGCGTGCAGTTCTACGCCGACGCCGACCCCGAGAGCACCGTCCCTGGCCTGATGCACGTGCAGTTCGGCAAGTATCACGTACGTGACATCGAGTTCGTGGCTGCCTTCGACGTCGACGGCAAGAAGGTCGGCACCGACCTGTCCGAGGCGATCAACGCTTCCGAGAACAACACCATCAAGATCTGCGACGTGCCGCCGCTCGGTGTGCCGGTCCAGCGTGGTCACACCTTCGACGGCCTGGGCAAGTACTACCGCGAGACGATCGAGGAGTCGACGGCGGAGCCCGTGGACGTCGTCGCCAGCCTGCGCGAGACTCGTGCGGACGTGCTGGTGTGCTACCTGCCTGTGGGTTCCGAGCACGCCGCCAAGTTCTACGCCCAGTGCGCGATCGACGCCGGGGTGGCGTTCGTCAACGCGCTGCCGGTCTTCATCGCGGGCACCAAGGAGTGGGCCGACAAGTTCACCGCCGCCGGCGTGCCGATCGTCGGTGACGACATCAAGTCCCAGGTGGGCGCGACGATCACGCACCGGGTGCTGGCCAAGCTGTTCGAGGACCGCGGCGTGCGGCTGGACCGGACGTACCAGCTCAACGTCGGCGGCAACATGGACTTCAAGAACATGCTCGAGCGTGACCGCCTGGAGTCGAAGAAGATCTCCAAGACCCAGGCCGTGACCTCGAACCTGCACGGCCACCTCGAGCCGCGCAACGTGCACATCGGCCCTTCGGACTACATCGAGTGGCTCGACGACCGCAAGTGGGCCTACGTCCGCCTGGAGGGCACGACCTTCGGTGAGGTGCCGCTGAACCTGGAGTACAAGCTCGAGGTCTGGGACTCCCCGAACTCCGCGGGCATCATCATCGACGCGGTGCGCGCGGCCAAGATCGCCCTCGACCGGGGGATCGGCGGCCCGCTGCTGTCGGCGTCGTCGTACTTCATGAAGTCGCCGCCGGAGCAGCGCCCCGACGAGGTCGCGCGCCAGACGGTCGAGGCCTTCATCGAGGGCGAGCTCGAGCGCTGA